In the Populus trichocarpa isolate Nisqually-1 chromosome 1, P.trichocarpa_v4.1, whole genome shotgun sequence genome, gttgggagtttggtatatctcaccattactcgtccagatattgcatatgctgttcatgttgttagtcactTTGTTGCTTTTTCTACTACTGTTTATTGGGcagctgttcttcgtattttgcgatatcttcggggtacagtttttcagagtcttttactttcatccacctcttccttggagttgcgtgcatactctgatgctgatcatggtagtgatcccacagatcgcaagtctgttaccgggttctgtatctttttaggtgattctcttattttttggaagagcaagaaacaatctattgtttctcaatcatcgaccgaagcagaatatcataccatgacatctactaccaaagagattgtttggttacgttgattacttgctgatatgagagtttccttttctcatcctactcctatgtattgtgacaaccagagttctattcagattgctcacaactcgaTTTTTCATGAGCGAACTAAGCATATTGAGATCGATtatcatcttactcgtcatcatctcaagcatggcaccattgctttaccttttgttccttcttcctttcagattgcagatttctttaccaaggcgcattccatctctcgtttttgttttctggttggcaaactctcgatgcttgtagctgccgcatTGTGAGTTtaaggggagatgttaaataatatttatgtagtcttatttattaaggctttcagtttaacctatatatactttatttgtatttaggttaagactaagcactcataataaacagaccattcagaattctagccttctttttatgttttatcttaattattttaacagttTGTAAGCTCAAGAAAGCGTTAtgtggtctcaaacaagcacctcgtgcttggGTTGAGAAATTCTTTGctgtgatctcgtctcttggaTTTATTTCTAGTAGTcatgattttgctttttttattaagtgcactggTGCAGGTCttatcattctgtctttatatgttgatgacatgattattactggtgatgatattgatggtatttcaattttgaagacagagttggctagacagtttgaaatgaaggatttgagtAATCTTTgatatttcctgggtattgaggtagcttACTCACCCataggttaccttctttctaagtcgaaatatgttgcagatattcttgagcgggctagacttactgataacaagactgtagatactcccATTGAGGTTAAtgcaaagtatttttcttatgatggtttacctttgacaAATCCTACTTTATACTGTACTATTGTTGGGAGCTTAATATATCTCATTATTACTCGTCTagatattgcatatgctgtTCATATGGTTAGTTAGTTTGTTGCTTCTTCTATTACCGTTCATTAGGAAattgttctttgtattttacGATATCTTTAGGGTACTAAAAACGGGGTACAGTCTTTTAGAGTCTTTTACTTCTATCCATCTCTTTTTTGGAGctgcgtgcatactctgatgctgatcatgacCGTGATCCCATAGATTGCAAGTCTCTTATTGGCTTCTGTATCTtgttaggtgattctcttattttttggaagagcaaaaaacaatatattgtaTCTCAATCTTCAACcgaaacaaaatatcatgttatgacatctactaccaaataaattgtttggttacgttggttattTGTGGATATGAGAGTTTGTCTTTCTCATCCTACTTCTATGTATTATAACAATCAGAGTTCTATTTAGATTGCTCACAACTTGGTTTTTTCATAAACGAACTAAACACATTGAGATCAATTGTCATCTTATTCGTCATCATCTTAAGTATGacaccattactttgccttttgtttcttcttctttgcagattgcagatttctttaccaattcACATTTCATTTCTCGTTGTcgttttctagttggcaaactctcaatgcttgtagctgccgcatcatgagtttgaggggagatgttaagaaatatatttattttgttttatttgttaatggTAGAATAATACTTttagtttaacctatatataatctctttatatttaggttaaaaCAATAACTTCAGAATAAAATGATCAATGAAAACCCTAGTCTCCTTCTCTCTTAtatatgtttgtattttttttaatgttaatttggattgctttaacattatcatcatcatcaatttttttctcttctaatttaCATGCTTCTTTGCATTTGTATGAACAAACAACTGGTCCTCCGCATAGTGTAATGTGAATTATATGTGTGTAAAGGATGATAATCTAGCATCCTGAAAGATTTGACATTATTACTGGTCAAATATTGTAGGGATCTCCAGTTTCCCCTCTTCTCATCAAAATCTCAAGTCAATGGACGCTATGAGATCATTGTTCTCAGCATAGCTTGGGGCAGTTTCCTTCTAATGTTCTTCTTTTCACATTGTTTTCTCTggttattttaatacatttcggATTAATGAAAGTCAGTTAAAAACAGCATGATGCCATTTCTAAACAAACACGAAAGAGAAACAACAAAACGAGCTAATTAGATTATGAGTTTAGAGAGGAGGTGGGCGTGAGCTTGTCAGACTAAATAGACATTTCTCCTGAATTTTCTGGTCTATGATTGTCCATGTATGATCATACTATAAGACAAACGGAAGTAAATCATATTGAGTGTAGTATAAGATTTCACAAAGTAGCACACATCACCGTAATCTTGCAATTTGGGGCGGCTAgatattttattgaagaaaCATGGAAGGTGTTCAATTAGCAGCTGCTTTCAAGATTTATTTGTTAAGGAAGTTGACAGAGGCAGGTGTTGACTTTGTGTCTTGTCTGAAACTTTGGATTTTCTCCTCTCGAGTTTGTAAAACTCAAAAGGATTACAATTGAAAGTTATTGGATATGCTCTTTCAACGGAATTCTTGGTGCCTGCGTTTATTTTTCACTGTAAAATTGATCGAATGGTTCAAGATTTACATTTCGAGCAAGAATGGATAGAACTCTGTTGATAAACAAGCTTAAGCAATAAGCGAAATGACACCAGATGAATCTTGATTTCTAATATGAATATTGTTGTCTTATCAGCATGGCTAACCATGATTGGCCAACATTATAGAATGAACTCTCGGTTATCCAACAGTTAACATTTTAATTCATATGATAATACAGAAAAactaggaggaggaggagagaggaTAGGGTTTTAGGGAGCCTCCCTGAACGCCTCTCCACTTCACATCAAACTGAGAGCAAAATCTTAGGCAAAAATACCAAAGCAAGCATGTGATTCCAAGTCTaggaagaaacaaataaaaaacagggTTGTAGCTATTGCCTCACAGCCTTCCCAGTTTTTCAAACTcaaggaaaaaatgaaaaattaatggaGAATAGTCATCAGCAAAAATGACAAAGCAAGCATGCAATTCCAATTAATTAAGTCCAGTTGCTCAGTGCAATGCATGCAATATAAAAGATcagcaaaatatatatacgTTTCAATGCGTACATGGTCGAGATCAGATCATAAAGTCAATAATGCAAAGGCATATaagccaaaagaagaagaagaaaagaaaccccCAATGAACCCAGTTCTTGAAGTCAATCCTCCATAGTGCTGTTTCGCTAAGCAAACCCCATGAAACAGAAACCTGGAGAAACCATGTAAGAAGATCGAGGAAGTCCATGCAAGCCCCATACTATATATGACGAAATCAATCAGGCGCCATCCATACCTGCAAACCCATCAAAGAAACAATATCTAATTTCATCTCAACTTTTCTGGCAAGAGAGAGTCATTGACTGACAGaacaaagaaacacaaaataaaaccgGCCATGCCCTCTcaaactaaacttttttttggataattgcCCTCAAACTAAACTAATCCACCTTTTGCCAAGAAAGGTGCGTGTCTTCATAACCATCCATTTCATGAGAAGATTGTGAATTAGGTGTTGTCAAAGAAAAGTTGTTACTCACATCAGGTACAAAACCTTTCAAATCTCCATACCCATCAAGGGAATTAAAGTTACTCGAACAATTCTGACCCCCCAACATCTCATTTGCTTCCACCTCCACCCTGAGTTTCTCTCCTCTCATCAAACTAGGCAATCCTAGCTCTGGCAGCTGCTGCATCGCTTTCTTGCTTGACTCACATATTGAGGAACCGGTCTTCTTTCTCTTGCCTGGAGCACTGCTTCTTGCTTTCTTCTTGATCATGCCTTCACTTCCACAAGGTTGACCAGTGAGTCTTTGAACAAGCTCTCTAAAATTTGCAACATCAGTCTTTATAACTTTTGGTGCAAATACGTGAATTATGCGAACTTTGGGCTTGATCAACTGTGATATTACATGTGACTCTCTGTGCATGCCTAGCTTGGAAGAAGCTGATGAACTAGGGTTACATGAGCGTGGCCTTACTATGCCTTCCATGgctgcacacacacacacacaatacgAAGTTACAATtaataaagcaagaaagaagGCTAGGAGAAGAGAGAAGGGCCGGGGCTTGTAGCATGCAGCTAGCCAGGTTCAGATGAAATTAACGTGTCCGTTGTTTTTTGCAGGGAATAAACGGAGGCTTAAATAGAAGAGAAGTCGGGCAattgacttgattaaaaaaaaaaaaaggatttttggtaattaattaaGGGTCGATAAGGCTGTCTTTTGGATATTCATAGAATCACAAATATAGAATTACAAGGGTCAATGAAATAAACCATCCAGCAACTGACATTGATTTGCCTTTGCCTTCCTGCAGCTAGCCAAGTACAAAATACGTATATACTACGTACATGTACTATATAACACATTAATTATCTCAATTCCCATCTTATTACAGCCCACAGAGTTTTTGGGGTTTTTATAATAtgctattaaaataaaacagaacCTTGTCAGATCAAGTTCATTATGATTATTCAATCTTTAGGAACTTTCTTGACTTTCGAACTTTTAGTGACAAGAGAAACACAGAATGTCGAAGGAAGGAGTTCAAacaaatttaatgatttaattttctaattttttgattatcgatcaattaaaattaacaacacTATAGAAAAACCTTAAGAGACAGACCACTTTAtagttaaagtttatttttttttt is a window encoding:
- the LOC18095002 gene encoding VQ motif-containing protein 18 isoform X1 — protein: MEGIVRPRSCNPSSSASSKLGMHRESHVISQLIKPKVRIIHVFAPKVIKTDVANFRELVQRLTGQPCGSEGMIKKKARSSAPGKRKKTGSSICESSKKAMQQLPELGLPSLMRGEKLRVEVEANEMLGGQNCSSNFNSLDGYGDLKGFVPDVSNNFSLTTPNSQSSHEMDGYEDTHLSWQKVWMAPD
- the LOC18095002 gene encoding VQ motif-containing protein 18 isoform X2, whose protein sequence is MEGIVRPRSCNPSSSASSKLGMHRESHVISQLIKPKVRIIHVFAPKVIKTDVANFRELVQRLTGQPCGSEGMIKKKARSSAPGKRKKTGSSICESSKKAMQQLPELGLPSLMRGEKLRVEVEANEMLGGQNCSSNFNSLDGYGDLKGFVPDVWMAPD